Within the Anguilla rostrata isolate EN2019 chromosome 6, ASM1855537v3, whole genome shotgun sequence genome, the region TTGTTTCTCTTAGGCACTTGAAACTGCTGCGCCAGATCTTTAATAGACCTAGCCTGACGTCTGGCAACCACATAGATTTTCAGGTAGATGCTGAGTATGATCAGGCTGGGAAGGAAAAAGGAGAAGGTAGAGGCGACTGCTGCTGAAGCACGGCTAAAGAACACTGGACAGCCTCCAAAACATTGTACATGTGCCTCGTAGAAATCCTCACTTCCTTTTACATTGAGCCCAGAAAAGATCATCCCATAAGCAAAGATAGCAGGGACCAGCCAACTGATGGTGAGCATGATTAGGATTGCAGCAGAGTTGATGAGGGACTTGTACATTAGTGGGTCGCAGACGGCAAAGTAGCGGTCAACTGAGATGAATGAAAGATGGAAAATGGAGACGGTGCTCAGTGTGATGTCGGTGCTGGTGTGAAGTTTACACAGGAAGTCACCCAGGTACCAACAGCCTGTGACAGACCGTACTGCACTGCAgggcatcacaaatgctcctAACAGGAAGTCACACATCGCCAGTGAGAGAATGAGGTagtttgtggatgtgtgcagCTGCTTAAAGTGTGCTATTGAGGTAATGACCAGAAGGTTCCCACTCATTGTAATCACTATGATCAACCCCATAAGCAAAAACATGAGGAATTGCAGAGTCAAGGGTCGAGCTAATTTCTTACAGGATCCACTCACAAACTCATAACAAAAGGTTTCTGTCAATATAATGTTGTAGTTTGAGTCATTGGAGAATCCCATCTTCAGGgccttgaaaaaagaaaagaaaaagtagttttcattcaaatgtacataatttaaaatcaacACATATAGGACGCTGCACAAAATTAAAGCCTTTCTTCTACATTTACTATAGTAATAGAGCATCTGGCAGGATTACCAGTATGACTAGATGTATGCAGGGCCACTTTTTGTGGAATAGCTGAGATTGTGATCATAGACCGGGGTGTGGGGTTGGGTGATGATTGTGATCGATGATTGttgatatggagttggacccccctttgctgctgtagaCCCCACTCTTCTTGTAAGGCTTTCCAGTAGGACAGCATTAGTGaagttgggcactgatgttgtcCTGGCTGAATGGGAGCAAatcctgcagccatgttccaaaaccTACTAGAAAGTTTTACAAGAAGAGTGGGGTCTACAGCAGCAAAGCCTGGTTCGCAGTCGGCATTTtgattcatcccaaaggtgtttaatggggtagaggtcagggctcagtcaagttcttccccaccaaactcagcaaaccatttctatatggaccttgctttgtgtaCGGGAAATCGTCATgcggaaacaggaagtggccttCCCTAAACTTCTCCAAACTGCGGCAAAGGTAATTGCGTATATTTTTAACTTCTGTGAAAACCGGATGTTAACTTCTTTCCAGCGCACAATCGACATGGACCTTCATAAGAGGAGACATCGGCAGTGTGTCAGAGTAGGGGGAGTcgccataaatgtaacataggattttgctcatttgttcagaaaatatttagcctagtgctatgaaattttacttcaaacaggtTTGACAAATCAGCAGACTATAGTCATTGGCCGCTTCAATTACATTCGTAACTAAATTGAGTCAGATACAATTACAACCAAGGTCGGTATGAGAGGTGTATCAGAGGTGCAGAATAATTGTAACAATAAATGAAAGCATCCTATAATGTGCGTACACAGGTTAGTCTGCACATACTAAcattaatcaaggaaacacatttccaatggtaaCATGAaaccagccacatcctcagattatgaagcactGGGCTTTATTCCTGAAAAAAGAATCTGCgtaaacatttacacacaagcaACTTCATAATTTCCTGTGACGTGAGTTGTGGTAATGTCCAAATAGATTAGGAAACCTGcacttgtttgtttcttaacacccaggtaagcttttaGAAAGCAAATAGCCGTCCATATGTACAAATCTAGTGTGTGCtaattataaatgcctgtgaccaggtaCAGTAGCTGTTCCTTTTACATTAATCAtttggagcatccagaagatgaggtTATGCCAACACaacaagcaaattagctgaacatatttaacattaaacactgaactaacttaaaaagtcTAACACATTgatgagtaaaattaatttctttaatacaTATTAAACACTGTTTAGACATGCCTAAGATTTCCCCAGAAGGACAGCACATGTACAGTAGATTGTTTTCTACACCatctagtgtccctaatctccaaataAGAtgccctctccatgacctccctgggtaccaaccctctcgttttctctttagatgacATTCTGTAtacatataacagcaaaaagcaCACTGTTTGTTATATGACGAGTATAGAAGTACAAGCTTTATTAGACATAGAGTACAGCAAAGCTACAGTGAATGCAGTTTTGAATGTGACTTCCAGAGTAAAAAAGCTTTGCCGTGGAAGGGCCTCTTTGGAAAAGAAGCCATGCTATGGGATTTATTTCTCATattctttcaaaaacaaatgtttaaaaggAAGTGACCAATCGATAGTGGGTAAAATCACGGAACAATACAATGTGTAATTTTCAGCCGCATCCTGGTGGAAGGTCAATAGAACCTTTGCTATGAAATCCACTGGCAATTAAACTTGGCTGATGCTAAGAAGCACAtgagtattcttttttttttcctgagcaaCATTGCACAGTAACGTTTATGTTAAAAATGTCAGACTGTAGCTGACAGTAGCCACAGACACAGTCCAGATCTTCcaccagaccgtggggctcatCTATGCTCTAAAATACTACCTTAAGAGGATCAGACACCCAGTAGGCAAATGCAACATGTTTTAACTGAAGAATAATAACTGTGTATAAGAATAAGTTCTGCCCCTGAAGAACACTAATTTCTAATGTTCCTGAAGGATGTATCAGAgatcattcatattttttacttttaaaatctaCAAAGATTTACCAATTGAGTCAAATAggcaacaaacaaaataatgatgaaaaaaatcttCCATCAAACACTGTGGCCATCAAATATTGATATTTAAGAATTTTTACCAAaacttggaaaaataaataattccagtAAGATTGAGTTCACGTTGATACTTTTCTAAatcacttcatttaaaaaagaagtaaCGGTTACCTCGCTGATATCaatctaaatgtatttatatatagcAAGGGTTAAGGATTAAGAAAGGATCAAGGattataaaaatacagaagCCCCATAGGAAAATGccatgtaaataataataaaatctattgaaaaatataattcaggTGAAAGAAATAGCTACTCACCTCTCATTCACTGGTGCTACTATGCATGTTATGAggcaaaaaataatgtattgatACTTGTGCAACTTCATCTCCATCTTTGTGCACAGTCACAGTACTAATATTTACATTGGGACaatacagttcattttttttagtcGTCAGCTCTCATTTCTATCTCTCCATGGTGAACACGAATGGACAATATTATCACCTGCCTAAATATGTGTTTACTGTTCAAACAGTAAAACCTTCTGTGGTTTTCCTGGTACAGGAAaaataa harbors:
- the LOC135258012 gene encoding trace amine-associated receptor 1-like, which encodes MGFSNDSNYNIILTETFCYEFVSGSCKKLARPLTLQFLMFLLMGLIIVITMSGNLLVITSIAHFKQLHTSTNYLILSLAMCDFLLGAFVMPCSAVRSVTGCWYLGDFLCKLHTSTDITLSTVSIFHLSFISVDRYFAVCDPLMYKSLINSAAILIMLTISWLVPAIFAYGMIFSGLNVKGSEDFYEAHVQCFGGCPVFFSRASAAVASTFSFFLPSLIILSIYLKIYVVARRQARSIKDLAQQFQVPKRNKSGVTKHQERRGAKTLAIVVGVFLICWTPFFLSNIIDPFIDYSIPKVLVDAMVWFGYLNSALNPVVYAFLYTWFRKALKIIICGEIFHRNSCRLQLHSE